A single window of bacterium DNA harbors:
- a CDS encoding hydantoinase B/oxoprolinase family protein: MRGRPIDPVTLEVVRHAVFSVAEEMRAVLMRSARSPVLKEAGDLSCALTDARGQLVAQGRDIPIHLGVMAFTVTEFLRRVPAASLREGDVYFTNDPEVGGNHLPDVKAITPVFHEGRAVAFAVNLAHWPDVGGARRGSYVATARDRYAEGLCIPPVPLFAAGAPNEAMLEMVLSNVRGREERRGDILAQCAANAVAAQHLREIFERFGAETVDGCLARMLDESEHLMRRAIASLPAGEYSGEDWLDGDGIDERPVRIAVRVRPAGDRLDVDFDGTAPETAGPLNATRFVTASAVFYAVRALLGPEIPANAGCYRPIQLRVPGGTVLNPGPEAPRVGGNHETSQRVVDAIFRALAPVLPDRIVAGGPGTSGLVMFAGRHEDGRPFVLYEVHGGGEGAGRRRDGTNAVRVHMSNVMNTPVEVIESEYPLRVERCALRPDSGGPGRHRGGLGLCRSYRVLCGQAELSTMIERARVRPWGVFGGGDGAPFRVTCERDGERIPVGSKENRDVRAGDLIVLESSGGGGYGPAEERPVELRRADRANGYVTNGEGDEA, from the coding sequence ATGCGCGGACGGCCGATCGATCCCGTCACGCTCGAGGTCGTGCGGCACGCGGTCTTCTCCGTCGCCGAGGAGATGCGCGCCGTGCTGATGCGCTCGGCCCGGTCCCCGGTTCTCAAGGAGGCGGGCGACCTCTCCTGCGCGCTCACCGATGCCCGGGGGCAGCTCGTGGCCCAGGGCCGCGACATCCCCATCCACCTCGGGGTGATGGCGTTTACCGTGACGGAGTTCCTACGGCGGGTGCCGGCGGCCTCGCTCCGCGAGGGCGACGTGTACTTCACGAACGACCCGGAGGTCGGCGGCAACCACCTGCCGGACGTGAAGGCGATCACGCCCGTCTTCCACGAAGGCCGGGCGGTCGCGTTCGCCGTCAACCTCGCCCACTGGCCGGACGTCGGCGGCGCGCGGCGCGGCAGCTACGTCGCGACGGCGCGAGACCGGTACGCGGAAGGCCTGTGCATTCCGCCCGTGCCGTTGTTCGCCGCCGGCGCGCCCAACGAGGCGATGCTGGAGATGGTGCTGTCGAACGTGCGGGGGCGGGAGGAGCGGCGGGGCGACATCCTCGCCCAATGCGCCGCCAACGCCGTGGCGGCGCAGCATCTGCGGGAGATCTTCGAGCGCTTCGGCGCGGAGACGGTGGACGGGTGCCTCGCGCGCATGCTCGACGAGTCCGAGCACCTGATGCGCCGCGCGATCGCGTCGCTGCCCGCGGGCGAGTATTCGGGCGAGGATTGGCTGGACGGCGACGGCATCGACGAGCGTCCCGTCCGCATCGCCGTGCGCGTCCGGCCCGCCGGCGACCGCCTCGACGTCGACTTCGACGGCACCGCGCCGGAGACGGCGGGCCCGCTCAACGCCACGCGCTTCGTGACGGCGTCGGCGGTGTTCTACGCCGTGCGGGCGCTCTTGGGCCCGGAGATACCCGCGAACGCGGGCTGCTACCGGCCGATTCAGCTGCGCGTTCCCGGCGGCACCGTATTGAACCCGGGGCCCGAGGCGCCCAGGGTGGGCGGCAACCACGAGACATCCCAGCGCGTCGTCGACGCGATCTTCCGCGCGCTTGCGCCGGTGCTGCCGGACCGGATCGTCGCCGGCGGCCCCGGGACCTCCGGCCTCGTGATGTTTGCCGGACGCCACGAGGACGGCCGCCCATTCGTGTTGTACGAGGTGCACGGCGGCGGCGAGGGCGCCGGCCGGAGGCGGGACGGCACGAACGCGGTGCGGGTGCACATGAGCAACGTGATGAACACACCGGTCGAGGTGATCGAAAGCGAATATCCGCTGCGCGTGGAGCGCTGCGCCCTGCGGCCGGACAGCGGCGGGCCGGGCCGCCACCGCGGCGGGCTCGGCCTCTGCCGGTCCTACCGCGTGCTGTGCGGGCAGGCGGAGCTGTCCACGATGATCGAGCGCGCGCGCGTGCGGCCGTGGGGCGTCTTCGGCGGCGGGGACGGCGCGCCGTTTCGCGTCACCTGCGAGCGCGACGGCGAGCGGATCCCCGTGGGCAGCAAGGAGAACCGGGACGTCCGTGCCGGCGACCTGATCGTGCTGGAGAGCTCCGGCGGCGGCGGATACGGTCCCGCGGAGGAGCGCCCCGTGGAGCTGCGGCGGGCGGATCGCGCGAATGGGTACGTGACCAACGGGGAGGGGGACGAGGCGTGA
- a CDS encoding SDR family oxidoreductase: MRLRDRVAVVTGAAKGMGDAICEALAREGASVVAAARDAGPLAALVERLARVEGAGPRHLAVPTDVTREDQVAALAERTRKEFGRADILVNAAGTIGPIETPLHKIPPEEWDRVLAVNVRGVFLCCRAFVPSMIERKYGKIINIAGTSGLRGYRYRAAYSSSKWAVRGLTRTLALEVGPYNVNVNAIFPGVVEGDRMQTIIAEKARVRGTTPKAVFDEYVSEMAMRRFTAETDIANAVVFLASDDSRQIAGHEIVVDGGWDV, translated from the coding sequence GTGAGGCTGCGGGATCGCGTGGCGGTCGTCACCGGCGCGGCGAAGGGCATGGGGGATGCGATCTGCGAGGCGCTCGCGCGCGAGGGCGCGTCCGTCGTGGCCGCCGCGCGAGACGCGGGGCCGCTCGCGGCCCTCGTGGAGCGGCTCGCGCGCGTCGAGGGAGCGGGGCCGCGCCATCTGGCCGTGCCCACCGACGTGACGCGGGAGGACCAGGTGGCCGCGCTCGCGGAGCGGACGCGGAAGGAGTTCGGACGCGCCGACATCCTCGTCAACGCCGCGGGCACGATCGGGCCGATCGAGACGCCGCTGCACAAGATCCCGCCCGAGGAATGGGACCGCGTGCTCGCCGTCAATGTGCGCGGGGTGTTTCTCTGCTGCCGCGCGTTCGTGCCGTCGATGATCGAGCGGAAGTACGGCAAGATCATCAACATCGCCGGCACGTCCGGGCTCCGCGGCTACCGCTACCGCGCCGCGTACTCGTCCTCGAAGTGGGCGGTCCGCGGGCTGACGCGCACGCTGGCCCTGGAGGTCGGCCCCTACAACGTCAACGTGAACGCGATCTTCCCGGGCGTGGTCGAGGGCGACCGCATGCAGACGATCATCGCGGAGAAGGCGCGGGTGCGGGGTACGACGCCGAAGGCCGTCTTCGACGAGTACGTTTCGGAGATGGCGATGCGCCGCTTCACCGCGGAGACCGACATCGCGAACGCCGTGGTGTTTCTCGCCTCGGACGACAGCCGGCAGATCGCCGGCCACGAGATCGTCGTCGACGGCGGCTGGGACGTCTAG
- a CDS encoding xanthine dehydrogenase family protein subunit M, whose translation MPAAPFDYHAPATVAEALATLNALGDDAKVLAGGQSLVPMLTLRLVRPAAVVDIHGLDELRGVRRDGDTLEIGALVRHRALELGEGPLGSCPLLQEAAGLIGNVRVRAMGTIGGSLAHADPAAEWPAVVRALDGVLVARGPGGERAIPAAEFFTGLLSTSLRPGELLAAVRLPLPAGRAGYAVEEFTRRAGDFAVVAAMAAVELDGGGRASRVRVAVAGAGPAPVRLAAVEKALAGVEPSEQAFRQAVADHKLEIEPDGDVHASADYRRHLTRVLTVRALVRAAARAAKGARA comes from the coding sequence ATGCCCGCGGCCCCGTTTGACTATCACGCGCCCGCGACCGTGGCGGAGGCGCTCGCGACGCTCAACGCGCTCGGCGACGACGCGAAGGTCCTCGCCGGCGGACAGAGCCTCGTGCCGATGCTGACGCTGCGGCTCGTGCGGCCCGCCGCCGTCGTGGACATCCACGGGCTGGACGAGCTGCGCGGCGTCCGCCGCGACGGGGACACGCTCGAGATCGGCGCGCTCGTCCGTCACCGCGCGCTCGAGCTCGGCGAGGGGCCGCTCGGTTCGTGTCCGCTGCTCCAGGAAGCCGCCGGGCTGATCGGCAACGTGCGCGTCCGGGCGATGGGCACGATCGGCGGCAGCCTGGCGCACGCGGATCCCGCGGCGGAATGGCCCGCGGTCGTCCGCGCGCTCGACGGCGTCCTCGTCGCGCGCGGCCCCGGGGGCGAGCGCGCGATTCCGGCGGCGGAGTTCTTCACCGGCCTGCTCTCGACGTCGCTCCGGCCGGGCGAGCTGCTCGCGGCGGTCCGGCTCCCGCTTCCGGCCGGGCGCGCGGGCTACGCGGTGGAAGAGTTCACCCGCCGCGCCGGGGACTTCGCCGTCGTGGCGGCGATGGCCGCGGTCGAACTGGACGGCGGGGGCCGCGCCTCGCGCGTGCGGGTCGCCGTCGCCGGCGCGGGACCCGCGCCGGTCAGACTTGCGGCGGTCGAGAAGGCGCTCGCCGGCGTCGAGCCCTCGGAGCAGGCGTTCCGGCAGGCCGTCGCCGATCACAAACTCGAGATCGAGCCCGACGGCGACGTGCACGCCTCCGCCGACTACCGCCGGCATCTCACCCGCGTGCTGACCGTGCGGGCGTTGGTGCGCGCGGCCGCGCGCGCGGCGAAGGGAGCGCGGGCATGA
- a CDS encoding (2Fe-2S)-binding protein, which yields MTELTIAFTLNGERREVRVAAHETLLALLRDGLGAIEVKDGCGEGVCGTCTVLLDGEPVSSCLLLAVRAAGRQVTTVRGLAPVGSLSPLQEAFVAHGAAQCGFCTPGMLLTAHAFLQQHPRPTRDDIRRAISGNLCRCTGYAKIIDAIEAASAGAAPPSPSSAGPARRG from the coding sequence ATGACGGAGTTGACCATCGCGTTCACGCTGAACGGGGAGCGGCGCGAGGTCCGCGTCGCCGCCCACGAGACGCTGCTCGCGCTGCTGCGGGACGGTCTCGGCGCGATCGAGGTCAAGGACGGCTGCGGGGAGGGCGTCTGCGGCACCTGCACGGTGCTGCTCGACGGCGAGCCGGTGAGCAGCTGCCTGCTGCTCGCCGTCCGCGCCGCCGGACGCCAAGTGACCACCGTGCGCGGTCTCGCGCCGGTCGGGAGCCTGAGCCCGCTGCAGGAGGCGTTCGTGGCCCACGGCGCGGCGCAGTGCGGATTCTGCACGCCGGGGATGCTCCTCACCGCGCACGCGTTCTTGCAACAGCATCCGCGGCCGACGCGCGACGACATCCGCCGTGCGATTTCAGGGAACCTCTGCCGGTGCACCGGCTACGCCAAGATCATCGACGCGATCGAAGCCGCGTCGGCGGGCGCGGCGCCGCCGAGTCCGTCCAGCGCGGGGCCGGCCCGCCGTGGCTAA
- a CDS encoding xanthine dehydrogenase family protein molybdopterin-binding subunit gives MAKSPARGGSVAVRPAEELRVVGRPIARHDARDKVQAATLYAADWQMPGMLHGVVLRSVYPSARIRRLDTARAAALPGVAAVLTARDVPHNTLWTDVPGQTSQVGALRARIQVLADRMVRYQGEPVALVAAETLEAAHAALEAIEVEYEPAAGVFDPEEALRPGAPRVHEEGNLLARWHVRCGDADAALERADAVVEHTYRCQFIDHAYLEPECGVAWVDADGVVTIRVATQVIEHFRDVAEVLGLPHNRVRVIGTYVGGGFGGKEDVTVEVFLGLLASRTRRPVRMIWSRQESLLARPKRHPFLLHYRTGASRDGTLVAQKVELLADSGAYAYLSALVLMYATVTAAGPYRIPNATIDARVVYTNNPPTSAMRGFGGMQMVLGYESQMDGLARRLELDPVAIRVRNALRKGDRLPVGQELETHVGVAEAAQRAWAALGPRRAPSAPARRAGRGLACNIQPYGRIVWLHDWASAWVGFEMDGTLVVRSGVPDVGGGQASSLCQIAAEVLGVAVERVAVHIGDSALTPLAGTTTATRQLYMSGNAVLQAAAGLRAQVLPVAAQMLETPLDRVTLRDGGAAGASGRRLEWAAVLKECARLGVSRSYLGVYHAPAGDPVDLDRGGGRIFPDYTFGAHAVEVEVDTETGAVAVVRHVACHDVGRAINPQSVEGQIQGGAVMGLGYGLMEEVVLDRGVNLSTNLASYLIPTSLDVPDVEPLLLESHEGKGPFGARGIGEPPIGPPAAAIANAVEDAIGVRITELPITPERVARALGLLGAPRTGP, from the coding sequence GTGGCTAAGTCTCCGGCCCGCGGGGGTTCGGTCGCGGTCCGTCCGGCGGAGGAACTCCGGGTCGTCGGCCGCCCGATCGCGCGCCACGACGCGCGCGACAAGGTGCAGGCGGCGACGCTTTACGCGGCCGACTGGCAGATGCCCGGCATGCTGCACGGCGTGGTGCTGCGGTCGGTGTATCCGTCCGCGCGGATCCGGCGCCTCGACACCGCGCGCGCGGCCGCGCTGCCGGGCGTCGCCGCGGTACTGACGGCCCGCGACGTGCCGCACAACACGCTGTGGACGGACGTGCCCGGTCAGACGAGCCAGGTCGGCGCGCTCCGCGCCCGGATCCAGGTGCTCGCCGACCGCATGGTCCGGTACCAGGGCGAGCCGGTGGCGCTCGTCGCGGCCGAGACGCTCGAAGCGGCGCACGCGGCCCTCGAGGCGATCGAGGTCGAGTACGAACCGGCGGCCGGCGTTTTCGATCCGGAGGAGGCCCTCCGCCCCGGCGCCCCGCGCGTGCACGAGGAAGGCAATCTGCTCGCGCGGTGGCACGTGCGGTGCGGCGACGCGGACGCAGCGCTCGAGCGGGCCGACGCCGTCGTCGAGCATACCTACCGCTGTCAGTTCATCGATCACGCCTACCTCGAGCCCGAATGCGGCGTGGCGTGGGTCGACGCCGACGGCGTCGTGACGATCCGGGTCGCCACGCAGGTGATCGAGCACTTCCGCGACGTCGCCGAGGTCCTGGGGCTGCCCCACAACCGGGTGCGCGTCATCGGCACGTACGTCGGCGGCGGCTTCGGCGGCAAGGAGGACGTGACGGTCGAGGTTTTCCTCGGCCTGCTCGCGTCGCGGACGCGGCGGCCGGTTCGCATGATCTGGTCCCGCCAGGAGTCGCTGCTGGCCCGCCCCAAGCGGCATCCGTTCCTGCTCCACTACAGGACGGGAGCGTCGCGCGACGGCACGCTCGTGGCGCAGAAGGTCGAGCTGCTCGCGGATTCGGGCGCCTACGCGTACCTCAGCGCGCTCGTGTTGATGTACGCGACGGTCACCGCGGCGGGCCCGTACCGCATTCCGAACGCGACAATCGACGCGCGCGTCGTCTACACGAACAACCCGCCGACGAGCGCGATGCGGGGCTTCGGCGGCATGCAAATGGTGCTCGGCTACGAGTCGCAGATGGACGGCCTCGCGCGCCGCCTGGAGCTGGATCCCGTCGCGATCCGCGTCCGCAACGCGCTGCGCAAGGGTGACCGGCTGCCGGTCGGCCAGGAGCTCGAGACACACGTCGGGGTGGCGGAGGCCGCGCAGCGCGCGTGGGCCGCGCTCGGACCGCGGCGCGCTCCGTCGGCGCCGGCCCGGCGCGCCGGCCGCGGGCTGGCCTGCAACATCCAGCCCTACGGACGGATCGTCTGGCTCCACGACTGGGCCAGCGCGTGGGTCGGCTTCGAGATGGACGGGACCCTGGTCGTCCGCAGCGGCGTGCCGGATGTCGGCGGCGGCCAGGCGTCGTCGCTGTGCCAGATCGCGGCCGAGGTCCTCGGCGTCGCCGTGGAACGCGTCGCCGTGCACATCGGCGACAGCGCCCTCACGCCGCTCGCCGGCACGACGACGGCGACCCGCCAGCTCTACATGTCCGGGAACGCCGTGCTGCAGGCGGCGGCCGGCCTGCGGGCGCAGGTCCTGCCCGTCGCCGCGCAGATGCTGGAGACGCCGCTCGACCGGGTGACGCTGCGCGACGGCGGAGCCGCCGGCGCGTCGGGCCGCCGCCTCGAGTGGGCCGCGGTGCTGAAAGAATGCGCGCGCCTCGGCGTCTCCCGCAGCTATCTCGGTGTGTATCACGCCCCCGCGGGCGATCCGGTCGACCTCGATCGCGGGGGCGGGCGCATCTTTCCCGACTACACCTTCGGCGCGCACGCCGTGGAGGTGGAAGTCGACACCGAGACCGGGGCCGTCGCCGTCGTGCGGCACGTGGCGTGCCACGACGTCGGACGCGCCATCAATCCGCAGAGCGTAGAGGGCCAGATCCAGGGCGGCGCCGTGATGGGGCTCGGCTACGGCCTCATGGAAGAGGTCGTGCTCGACCGCGGCGTCAACCTGTCCACCAACCTGGCCAGTTACCTGATCCCGACCTCGCTCGACGTCCCGGACGTGGAGCCGCTCCTGCTGGAGTCGCATGAGGGCAAGGGCCCGTTCGGCGCGCGCGGCATCGGCGAACCGCCCATCGGGCCGCCCGCCGCGGCGATCGCAAACGCCGTGGAGGACGCGATCGGCGTCCGTATCACCGAGCTGCCGATCACGCCGGAGCGGGTGGCGCGGGCGCTCGGATTGCTGGGAGCCCCTAGGACCGGGCCTTGA
- a CDS encoding urea carboxylase-associated family protein, translated as MEHPGISPSLLAWEETIPPRGGTAFTIKAGQICRIVDLEGQQVADFICFNLNDYVDKLSPENTQLLNGTLFLTKGHHLYSTKATQLMTITADTCGVHDIISGSCSEYTNSFRYGVRGTPNCRNNFERALRPYGIPLTEIPYSFNVFMNTPVAQDGRTGIQEPKSKPGDYLDLRADIDLLIAISNCPQERNPCNAFKPTTLQVVVYEVEPTGKGAPVQSSVKARS; from the coding sequence ATGGAGCATCCCGGAATCAGCCCGTCCCTGCTGGCCTGGGAAGAGACCATTCCGCCCCGCGGCGGCACGGCGTTCACAATCAAGGCCGGCCAAATCTGCCGGATCGTGGACCTCGAAGGCCAGCAGGTGGCCGACTTCATCTGCTTCAACCTGAACGACTACGTCGATAAGCTCTCGCCCGAGAACACGCAGCTCCTCAACGGCACACTCTTCCTGACCAAAGGACATCACCTCTACTCCACCAAGGCGACGCAGCTGATGACGATCACCGCCGACACCTGCGGGGTGCACGACATCATCAGCGGGTCGTGCAGCGAGTACACGAACTCGTTCCGGTACGGCGTGCGCGGCACGCCCAACTGCCGCAACAACTTCGAGCGGGCGCTGCGGCCCTACGGCATCCCGCTCACCGAGATCCCCTACTCGTTCAACGTCTTCATGAATACGCCGGTGGCCCAGGACGGCCGCACCGGGATCCAGGAGCCCAAGTCGAAGCCCGGAGACTACCTGGACCTGCGCGCGGACATCGACCTGTTGATCGCGATCTCCAACTGTCCCCAAGAACGCAACCCCTGCAACGCCTTCAAGCCCACGACCCTCCAGGTCGTGGTATACGAGGTGGAGCCGACAGGCAAGGGCGCGCCGGTTCAGTCCTCGGTCAAGGCCCGGTCCTAG
- a CDS encoding branched-chain amino acid ABC transporter substrate-binding protein, whose amino-acid sequence MRNRLAIGLLLVFLVSVMVPGAGAQTGTIKIGVPVPLSGGNAKMGTDIVQAATMAADEQNAKGGVLGRKLEIVSFDDACDAQQAVTAAHKLVDAGVVAVAGGYCSSAAIPASAVYHDSGVAFVADASSNPKLTDQGFENVFRVIGRDDQQGPYAASFMTKNLHAKKVAIIHDNTLYAKGLATATQDALKKMMGVQVVFFDAITPGEKDFSAALTKVKSLNPDVTYFTGYYPEGGLVCKQFKDLGVSGKLMAGDANNDPTYIKECGAASTGVYVTSTPLPQDQATAKSFITRYTARWKQDPGPYSALEYDSVGVVINAMQRAKSADRAAIIKSLHQTDAFSGATGKITFDQKGDRKQVLYITYMIKGDKFVPTGM is encoded by the coding sequence ATGCGGAACAGGTTAGCGATCGGCTTGTTGCTCGTGTTCCTGGTGTCCGTCATGGTTCCCGGCGCCGGCGCTCAGACGGGCACGATCAAGATCGGGGTCCCGGTCCCGCTGTCCGGCGGGAACGCCAAGATGGGCACCGACATCGTCCAGGCGGCCACGATGGCCGCGGACGAACAAAACGCGAAGGGCGGCGTCCTCGGGCGCAAGCTCGAGATCGTCTCATTCGACGACGCGTGCGACGCGCAGCAGGCCGTGACCGCCGCGCACAAGCTCGTCGACGCCGGCGTGGTCGCGGTGGCGGGCGGCTACTGCTCGTCGGCCGCGATTCCGGCGAGCGCGGTGTACCACGACTCGGGCGTCGCGTTCGTGGCGGACGCGTCGAGCAACCCCAAGCTGACGGACCAGGGGTTCGAGAACGTGTTCCGGGTCATCGGCCGCGACGACCAGCAGGGCCCCTACGCGGCCAGCTTCATGACCAAGAATCTCCACGCCAAGAAGGTCGCGATCATCCACGACAACACGCTGTATGCCAAGGGGCTGGCCACGGCGACCCAGGATGCCCTCAAGAAGATGATGGGCGTGCAGGTGGTCTTCTTCGACGCGATCACGCCGGGCGAGAAAGACTTCTCGGCGGCGCTGACCAAGGTGAAGAGCCTCAACCCGGACGTGACATACTTCACCGGCTACTACCCGGAGGGCGGTCTCGTCTGCAAGCAGTTCAAGGACCTGGGCGTTTCCGGGAAGCTGATGGCGGGCGACGCCAACAACGACCCGACGTACATCAAGGAGTGCGGTGCGGCCTCCACGGGAGTCTACGTCACGTCGACCCCGCTGCCCCAGGATCAGGCGACCGCCAAGTCGTTCATTACCCGGTACACGGCCCGGTGGAAGCAGGATCCGGGTCCGTACTCCGCTCTCGAGTATGACTCCGTCGGCGTGGTGATCAACGCGATGCAGCGCGCGAAGAGCGCGGACCGGGCGGCGATCATCAAGTCCCTCCATCAGACCGACGCCTTCTCCGGCGCGACCGGCAAGATCACCTTCGATCAGAAGGGCGACCGGAAGCAGGTGCTCTACATCACGTACATGATTAAGGGCGACAAGTTCGTGCCCACCGGAATGTGA
- a CDS encoding branched-chain amino acid ABC transporter permease produces MEIALQQLVNGLTVGAFYALIALGYTMVYGIIRLINFAHGDIYAVGAFFGLSTYGLLALLHVDNTILTTLLALIVSMGCTGLLGMLLFRVAYRPLLHARLSILISAIGASLTLEYGLLLIYSPSFLVYPHLFGRNGPSFGGISISWLQVLIFVSSIVLMAGLYTMVHRTKTGMAMRALAINQDAARLMGINVNRVIGLTFFMGSALASFAGVLTGLYYSQISFLMGFLIGLKAFTAAVLGGIGNIPGAVLGGFLLGIMESLAAGYYSSRWKDVVAFGILIVILVVRPRGLLGERVVERM; encoded by the coding sequence ATGGAGATCGCCCTCCAGCAGCTGGTCAACGGGCTGACGGTCGGGGCGTTCTACGCCCTGATCGCGCTGGGCTACACCATGGTGTACGGCATCATCCGCCTCATCAACTTCGCGCACGGCGACATCTACGCGGTCGGGGCGTTCTTCGGCCTCTCGACGTACGGGCTCCTGGCGCTCCTGCACGTCGACAACACGATCCTGACCACGCTGCTCGCCTTGATCGTGTCGATGGGCTGCACGGGCCTCCTCGGGATGCTGCTCTTCCGCGTGGCCTACCGGCCCCTGCTGCACGCGCGCCTCTCGATCCTCATCTCGGCGATCGGCGCGTCGCTCACGCTGGAGTACGGCCTCCTGCTGATCTACAGCCCGTCGTTTCTGGTCTATCCGCACCTGTTCGGCCGCAACGGGCCGTCGTTCGGCGGCATCAGCATCTCATGGCTGCAGGTCCTGATCTTCGTGTCGAGCATCGTGCTGATGGCCGGGCTGTACACCATGGTGCATCGCACGAAGACCGGGATGGCGATGCGGGCGCTCGCGATCAACCAGGACGCCGCCCGTCTGATGGGGATCAACGTCAACCGGGTCATCGGTTTGACGTTCTTCATGGGGTCCGCGCTGGCGTCGTTCGCCGGGGTCCTGACCGGTCTGTACTACTCCCAGATCTCCTTCCTGATGGGCTTTCTGATCGGGCTCAAAGCCTTTACAGCCGCCGTGCTCGGCGGCATCGGCAACATTCCCGGCGCGGTGCTCGGCGGGTTTCTGCTCGGGATCATGGAAAGTCTGGCCGCCGGCTACTACTCCAGCCGCTGGAAGGACGTCGTCGCCTTCGGCATTTTGATTGTCATCTTGGTGGTGCGTCCCCGGGGACTCCTCGGCGAGCGCGTGGTCGAACGGATGTGA
- a CDS encoding branched-chain amino acid ABC transporter permease, which yields MKTRSVALARPAQTGSRPLYLAGLTAAAVVAAIALPAFGDAYLIDVGTLVLVYVMLGLGLNIVVGFAGLLDLGYAAFFAIGAYTTAYFMVNTHMSFWLTLPIAACFTGVSGVIIGAPTLRMRSDYLAIVTLGFGEIVRIAATNFTFTGGPEGIYGIPHAALGALVIRTPRALYFLGMAFALVVLVGGYNLSTSRLGRAWLAIREDESAAQATGINTVYFKLLAYVLGAVFAGAAGSFFAVKLTAINPSSFTFIQSVTILMAIILGGRGSLPGVILGAAVIVVLPEVLRAFDQVRMLAFGIGLIAMMLLRPQGLWPSRYGRIEAREVAESEAEAAAGVAAGAAVVDSAAPGASS from the coding sequence GTGAAGACCCGTTCCGTCGCCCTGGCCCGCCCCGCGCAGACGGGGTCCCGGCCGCTGTATCTGGCCGGGCTGACCGCGGCGGCCGTCGTGGCCGCGATCGCGCTGCCCGCGTTCGGCGACGCCTATCTGATCGACGTCGGCACGCTGGTGCTCGTCTACGTCATGCTCGGACTCGGCCTCAACATCGTCGTCGGGTTTGCCGGCCTGCTGGACCTCGGCTACGCGGCGTTCTTCGCGATCGGCGCCTACACGACCGCGTACTTCATGGTCAACACGCACATGTCGTTCTGGCTGACCCTGCCGATCGCCGCCTGCTTCACCGGGGTCTCCGGCGTCATCATCGGCGCGCCCACGCTCAGAATGCGCAGCGACTATCTGGCGATCGTCACCCTCGGCTTCGGGGAGATCGTCCGCATCGCCGCCACGAACTTCACGTTTACCGGCGGGCCGGAGGGCATCTACGGCATCCCCCACGCGGCGCTGGGCGCCCTCGTCATCCGGACGCCCCGGGCGCTGTACTTTCTCGGCATGGCGTTCGCGCTCGTCGTCCTCGTCGGCGGTTACAACCTGTCGACGTCGCGGCTGGGCCGTGCCTGGCTCGCCATCCGGGAAGACGAGTCCGCCGCCCAGGCGACCGGCATCAACACCGTCTACTTCAAGCTGCTGGCCTACGTCCTCGGGGCCGTCTTCGCCGGCGCGGCCGGTTCGTTCTTCGCCGTGAAACTCACGGCGATCAACCCGTCGAGCTTCACGTTCATTCAATCCGTGACGATCCTCATGGCCATCATCCTCGGCGGCCGCGGGAGCCTGCCGGGGGTGATCCTGGGCGCCGCGGTGATCGTCGTGCTGCCGGAAGTGCTGCGCGCGTTCGACCAGGTCCGCATGCTCGCGTTTGGGATCGGGCTCATCGCGATGATGCTGCTGCGGCCCCAGGGACTGTGGCCCAGCCGGTACGGCCGGATCGAGGCGCGCGAAGTCGCGGAGTCGGAGGCGGAGGCCGCGGCCGGCGTCGCCGCCGGCGCCGCGGTCGTGGACTCGGCGGCGCCCGGGGCGTCCTCATGA